The sequence TTGGGAGAGCTTTTTAAAAAGCTAAAATTACTTTTGGAAAAAATTATGAGTTAATATGTGTttggtaaaatttaaaaaatagttttttcaaaaatttaagtgAAATTTATAGCTTTTAGGAAAAGTTGGCCCACCTTAGCTTTGGGATTTTAGCTTTTAAGGGAAGCTACAATTTTGGTTTAATGAATTTTTCACTTACCAattaattttagggtttcttacATTCTTTCAATCTCAcccttattcaaaaaaaaaaaaaaaatctccgaTCAAAATCTACTCAACAgtcatcttattattattattattattattattattattattattattagtaaaagtctaatttattattttattatataaatatttaaaagaattaaatattataagaaaaaaattattgtaatttataatataataaataatatttataaaaatattaatatgtataaaattatttaaataaattagataaCAAATGTCATacctattttagtaattatatatttaacaactatttaattatttagtttacCAAATACTTATATACAACTTTTTCAACTCACAGCTgttttaaaattacatttaCTAAACACTCAGTAgctttttctcacagcacaactacagctgctttttctcacagcacagctACAACTGTTTTTCCCACAGCACAGGTGTGCCAAACTGGCCCTAAAATCAATTCTTCAAATTAATCATCTCATTACAATTTgcaaattaaacaaaattaaagtcaaagatgTACGAAAGGCCAAATGCATTTTtattattacaatatatattatatatatatatatatatatctttctttctctctctctttgttgttattattattataaatagggCATGAGAAAAAACTCACACTATGTTCAAAAGTAGTTATTTGAATTGACTATGGCTTTCTTTTAATGTTGAATTAGGCCTCAGTCAATATTTGAATAAATCCATACTAATCAAGTACTTGAGTGTATATATTATTAAGTGAGTGATCgattaagataattataatcttaattaattaaacattaatttattACAAGACTAAGTAAGAAGTATTAATTAAGTTGGATTAAGAGGAAAAAGGATAGTCTAATAATGTTGTTGTGGAGATTGATTGTTTAAACGTGTTGGGCCCCGCTCTTCTACTTGTCCCACATTAGTATGATATTGTTCGTTTTTTTGAGCATCTTCCTAAAAGGCCTGATACTAATAGAGTAGTGTTCATCCTTATATACCCATAATTCTTCCCATTCCTAGCCAATGTGGGACTTTGGTTGCATTCCCAACAAAACGTGGTTCAAACAATGAGAAAAAGCTTTGTTCACATGGTGTCggattttttattaatgatattgtataagttgattttatcgaGTTAAACAATGTGTTTTTTGTTTAGCAATCTACAAACAAAATTTTTTACtttaaaagaattttaaaaattatttacaaaaacgtaaatttaaatacttatattaaaataagagcgtagttataaaaatttaataattaatatatatatttggaaaaaaaaaattaagtgggATCAACATATAATGGGgcgatagaaaaaaaaaatatttttaaatatataattttaaaaaaaaaaaaaaattggctctAGACACAAACCTAACATGCTTATCCACAGGCCCCCCAGGATTAGGGATCAAGTAACCCTATGCTAGTCTCCATCTAATGTGATATTGTTTATCATCTAtaatacacaaatatatatatatatatatatatatatatcatttatatTTAGAAGTTGAATCATatcacataattaattaatacattATAGTACATGTGGAATAAATTTAAGACTTGTGAGCTGCAATCTCATCTAAATAAAGATCAATAAATTAAGATATTTCAGTATTGTTGCTATATTATTTCAACTAATATTTAACATCTTGCAATAAAAATTTTGTATATGGTGATCGAAATATAAAATCTTTGCAAAACTAattgattataattattattaggacttctcgtattattaattaatgagtTTGAAATTCAAATATATGTGTCAGTATGGTATGAACacacatatttaaatttaaaaaaaaaattaatattataaatatttgtatatatatatatatattttattgcatCTAATCACAGTGCATGCAGACtatttcatattatatttttcatatatagtGATCACTAtcattatatcatatatatcGATCTTGAAAAAATAGACACAGaaatgattaattaatattgatCATCATCATTATGATCTTAAGTACGTACTCATGAGAAATGTTCAAACCGTGATTATattcaataattaaataataacatatttatatataatatatatttatgggaAAGAATAAGAACAAAGAGGAAACGTTCACTCTTGACTACTtctatgattatatatataatatatatttacgtaatttttagatttataatctttTGACCGATTATTAAGtcaatatgtatatgtatattttatatgtataagcGTGTGTCTTTATGTTATCATgtgatatacatatatataaaatatgaacAATAAAAACCCTAGGTTATtattacatatgtatatatttataatataaatataacgagttaaatattattttaaattttgtgtagttttggaaaaataattaaatgaaccctctattttattaaatgacaaaatagatcttatattttttaacatGATATAAATAAGaccataaattaatttttttgtcaaaaaaaacttaataataacttGATTTAGAGGTGTTAATAAAATTATGATTACATTTTCTTCTTCTGTTCGTGTTAGGAATTGTTTTCCAATtagttatattataaaaaattgtcaaaaattgagctcaaagccctatttttataattttaaaaaatacagagtccattttatcatttattaaaaCATAGGGGCTAAAAAAGTATTTATCCTATATATAGCAGGTCTAgaatttaagagtaatttacgacataaatacttaagtttaactctctTAATTAGTTTActttttgataataataatatataagttaTATTTCTGGAATTGCTGTAAATACTTGACGGTTGAGTGTAAAGTTATTATTcacatttaaattaatttttaaataaaaaataaaatttaataatcaaTCAAAGACTCTCTTGTGGTCATTAAGTTGAAATTAATATCTAAGTATttataaaaattctaaaaatatataatttaagtattattatagtaaaaataaatatttatgtatcCTACATAATGTTTTTAAGTTAATAAAAgaaagttaataattttttttttatatgggaGAGGTcgtacttattatatatatatatatatatattcttttactataaataattattggaAAATCTACAATAATTAACGTGGTCCATTATATATAAGGAAGGAGACATAGCTAATAGCTATGCTTGGTGGTTAAtttatacaaaattaaaaatttatacatattattaattattataccaTATGCAAGGCAATTGGATCTAGATGTTACACGTCTTCTTTTACTCGAtctttttgaaattaaattatataaacatattaagagaataattaaaataaataaataattagcaaaacATCCTactatttacttaattaattgatttttataATATTGAATGAGTACGTacgatttatttttattttccaagAAAAGATTTTGCctcttatatatatagtgttataTCCAGCCgtccatttaaatatatatgtatataaaaaaattatattatattctaATATCCCTCGTGCgaaaaagatatatttataataaacacatcacatatataaattattattatatatatacaaatcaaTGTATTATAGTATATATCTGATTGAAAGTTTCATCATGCATCGATCTTGCATATTAATTTGACTACGTAACATATTTAGCctctataaattatataaaatatttttattaattataatttaatcacttaatcaattaattaattaatatgacAACTGACTAAATATAAATATCTGGAATATACGAATATTTATTAGATCAGATATAGCTTTTGTCTATAAACGACCTACCTAGTTTATTAGTTTGTGTATACGTCAATTCattggttaataattaattaattatttaatatcatTTTCAAAGAGAACAAAATTGACAACAGCACATGCAtgtccaatatatatataattatataaggtAATTTTATGGTGTATCCCTAATAATAATGAGTTTTGATAAATTATCTATCTATTTCGATTTTCGTGTGAGATTTTtagtctcttttttttttttatttattttttataattgcataaattataattatttaagactatttataaattttgtaccgtttaataatatttatgtattttattacacacgattatattttttttatacgcGTATGTAATAATTAAGTGCATGTTtgacatcataactaaaaaaactattttttgtttttaaaaacagattattgttttttgaaaataatttggcttgttttgccttgttttttgaaaacagttttcggaaaacaaagttacaaaacaacaaaatgttgtcttctgttttaaaaatcaatttacttttggtcaatattgtttttaaaaaacactaaccaaacatgacttgtttttaaaaacttcaaaaactatttttttgttctcatttctaaaaacaattttttgaaaataaaaaatagaaaacaataccaaacatgctctaagTTACTGGAATCTGACAGTTTAGTTTCCATCTTTGGAAATCTGGTTCAAGACTGTCATTCTCTTACGCTTTCTATGCCTTTAATAAAAATtcgttttgttaaacgatcagcAAACCGTCTAGCACATGTTGTTGCTAGGATGTTACGGTCCTTATCTCGTCGTAGTATTTCTGTGTCTAATACTCCAGCTACTATTCTGAATGTTTTGTACTCAGAATGTTAATTTAATAAAGTTGatatttcatcaaaaaaaaaaaaaaaattactgcttaaattttattttttacactataattttctattatatatatatatatatatatttatatccaaGTGGATCATATCACCTTATCTTAACTTTCTCAATAAGTCTTGATATCCAAAACcgtaattcaaaatcaaatactACAGCTAATTGTTTTGAtgttgaactctctctctctctctctaaagcttaaaaaaatgtgacttaattattctatatatatatatatattgatatatattataaaattacttatTTGGTGATCATGATCTTATTatataaaacatatataatataatttagctAATTCAAGAAATTTTGtttgatattaattaattatttgatctTCCAACTGTAAAATTTTCAAGccatttttgtaaaatataattaagtcCTATATTGATCACAttcttaatttattatcattattgataataattaagtttttctttttcttcatgaTATTCGGCTATAATAATTCGTAGATcgatatttgtataattaatgcGGTCAAAAGTCAAATTAGGCAATCTCGTGTGCTAATTTGTATCAAAATTTCTGAATATAATAATTTACAGCTTTTTGAAGCAATTTTATACATACATAAGTAATATTACTCAATAATCAATTCATGttgtaaatattttcttttaattaaattaaattattaattacaataTAATTTTGATTGGATCCATTAATCTCATGCAATTTCCTGCTatggtattaaattttttaattaattttctcgtATATTTTAAAGGAAGATTataaaaaatgttttttttgagataagattataaaaaatgttaaataatggcttttaattttttttttactatttttattttataatatcttatataCGATTATGTTTTGACAATGAATGACTAATAAtaacgaataataatttttttttggtaatatagaaatgaaattTGATTAGTATAGGATTTTTTTTCCAGTTATAggctaaaaaatattatatttatatttaaaaggaATATTTATAGGCTAAGAATATATTGTCACCTAATTAATAATggattttattatctttttactatttcaattttaatatcttattttgaaaataatttatcgTATTATTTATCAACGAAATATGATTAATATATGAATCTTTTTACTATTTCaattttaatatcttattttgaaaataatttatcgTATTATTTATCAACGAAGTATTAGAGACGACAATTTTAATGGCAACAAAAAATTGTTCCTAATAGTAgtgatattaataattatttctattttttagtttaatttgaaaatttagtAGAGGagatgtttaatatttttaagaaaacaaGTCATCCCTAAAAATTGgacaataaatattttatttaaattaatagctattaaaaaaaattaaaaataactggagccctttttaaaatttttaaaaaatgactTTTGTTgctcttaaaaattatttttcatttattgttattaattttttaacaatattctttattttcttagattatatataaacatactAATCCTTAGATTATATATAAAACAattcataaaagaaaaaaaacatcatTTATAATGGGCTGCTGTGCTTTTCTTATATTCTTGTTTAAGAGAGTTTCATAAAAAAGATTAGACAAGTGAACAATAATACCAATCATGAACTCTCTTACTTATTCTAAAGTGGAGTGGAAGATTATTGATTGTTGTTGTCTCTTCAcacctattttttcaaataatcacattatGGAGCAAGCTTTCAgtacttttcttttctttttcttctgttCCGGTGGTTGAAGGACAACTCTCATGGCTGCATCAAAGACTCCTTTTACATTCTGTGTATACAAGATGAGTTTAATTATTATAGCCAATTTCATCACAAAGAATAGAAAAGGTTTAAttatgttttgtatatatacctGTTGTGTTTTCGAGCTGCATTCGATATAAGCAGATGCTCCGATAAGTTTCTGAAGTTCCTCTCCCTTATAATGTGATACACATATCAATATAAATACAAGAAATATgcaataattaattatgtaaagAGTAAATTTTTTCACTTGAGTTGTAGTAATTGGAACGGCATCAGGATGGTCTATGAAGAATTGTGTGTCATCTCGAAGGTCTAGCTCCacaaaaccaaaagaaaaattaaatgaaaaaaagaagaatattcttCTTCATCTTATTAGTACCATAAGTTTCATTAACTAAACACAATATGATGATAcacattatacatatatttctacaaaataagCAATAGAAAGATGAAAAAGATACCAAGTTTTGTTCCAACAAGAATAATTGGGACACCGCGTGCATAATGCTTCAATTCATGAATccactggaaaaaaaaaaaaaaacatacaaaaaacAAAGACATCAACAACTAaacattataattaaaatagatattttaataaatgataattgCCCACATAAGAAAATAAGAACTAACCTTCTTAAAAACATTATTATAGCTAATTTTGCTAATGAGAGAGAATGCGAGTATAAATACATTGACACCACAATAACTCAAGGGTCTTAATCTGTTATATTCTTCCTGTCCTATTCTCCATAGAATAAAAAACTTCAGACCTTGaaaagagtgttatttgtgtaaGTGTATAAATTTCAGTCATTCAATACTTACCGGCTGTATCCCACAATGCCAAGTTAACATTGCTTCCATTCACAATCATATTTGCACTGAAATTGTCGAAAACAGTTGGCACATAATCCTGTTTTTTTCCACCAAAGTATGaaataatgaataataaaagaatACAAATGTatcatcatttcaaaataaacaaattcttaaatgTAAGAACAAaccataatatttacaaagaaaTATTAAACAAACAAGTAAAAGATCAATCATTCTAATTAGAAAGAAGATCAAACAAAgaaaacccattacaatttaatttcaaataattataataaaaaaaactcaaatcatAAGTTGAAATGAAACTAACTAACCGTGGGAAAAATATTACTAGTATAGGAGATAAGAAGACAAGTCTTTCCCACAGCTCCATCGCCAACAGTAACACATTTTATGAACCTCGAAGCACTCATTTTTCCTACTTttcaaatttctaaaaaaacaaaagaaaaagaaatcgaAGCCTGTGATAATATTTTTCCTCCTTAATCCTAAATGAGTAATAAATTTTGCAAGGAAAAATCTTTGAATGGAAAgaaaaggaaaagcaaaaaaaaaaaggaaagaactTTACAAAAGGAAAAAATTTTGAATGGAAAGAAAAAATTGAACCTAGCAAAATTTAAAGATTTCAATTTACTTTGAATAAAAGACACTAAAATGCTTCATTCTTATTATGTTCTTCTACGTGACCATTTGAATTACCATACCACTCATATGGTGTAGGATAGATTAGAGCttaattacttttgattttgAGGGATGAAATTTATACATGTGCATTTGCTTGTTCTTACCTCACTTACTTTCAGGTATAGCAAttaatgtgtttatttttatataaatctcatatataatttatgtatattttctcattatatatatttgccCTTTTTGGTTGGTTGATCATTTTACCTATCTTATTATGCATTTACAcacattcacacacacacataagccatatatatttgttgtggcTATGAAGTAAGATAACCTCTAAGTTAAATGAGTGAATTATGTTTGAGTAATAGAGATTGGGCCAACAATAGACTATATTATTATGAGATTATTTCAGAAATACACAAAatgactaaaaaaaaaatacgattgtacgaaattttaaagatttttatgaatttttaaatttttttttttacagaaaataTAGTCTTttgatgtttttattttatttttatgttttatgttttattattttgttgttaattttttattatttgtatattattttaatgttgttttcctattattttcatgtaattttcttgttgtttttataaaatatcgtaaatatattaaaaaaaaatatttaaacaaaaaaatgtttttttttttactaaaagtaCTTTGCTTAAATTTGGAGTTTTTACACCatatattaaaatttctaatttttttacttttttctaTTGTGGGgcggaattttttttcaaaaatactgtgttttattttcaaaaatgatGTGTATAAGTTTTATACAGTGTACTGTATTAAATTTTcacagttattttacagttatttttagttatttcagtgttgttttaattgttatatttttttgatttatggttgttttataaaataacagtatttttgtaaaaaattccgTTTGACTGGaaaaattgtaaacttttacCAAAATCCAATATTTTTACAAATGTCTAAATTTTAATTGATGAAAACGACAATGGGCTAATAATAGACTAGCCATGTATTATGATCACAGGCCCATTTAGAAAGATGGTAGTGGGCCCATGTGTAATGGGATCGTGAGCCCAATACCAAAGCCCACGTTGCCTTTCTGAAATGTACTCCAACGTTTATCAGTAACAAAgcgaagaaaagaagaagacgAAGACGAAGACGAATACGAAGGATTCGAATTAGGGTTTGGAGAAAAGATGGCGTTTTTGAAGGGAGAACCACTGATAAGAAAGCTGGCCTTGGTATCTAAGTACGCCGTTTTACCTGGCGCCATGATCGCCGCTCTCGTATACTCGCCCCCCGATTTCGTCTACTACTCCAACAACAACCCCAAACCCAGCAAATAGATTTCTGTGAGATTTCGATTTCGTCTATTTTTGCTGTTTTTCATTTTCCAGGATTAGGATTTTGTTTTGTATTGATCCAATTTGAGACAATTGTTATGTTATTTAAGCAACTATGCGATTTATTCATTCATGATTGTCTTTGCTCATACGATAAAAGATCAAGCTTTCTCTTTAAGGTTTATAATTATGTCTTTTTAGCTATAGGACTCACATATACAAACAACTATAATGTTTGATTTGCTAAGTCATGCAATAattgtagtagtagtagtaccaATCTTCAATAGGAAAACCCCCAATTCTCATTCATTTCATTTTCACTGATAATCTTTAAGAAAAATACTAACAATTAACTAATAAGCTGATATGCCATTTTCATACAATTGACAATTAACCATTCTTGACATTGGTTGAATATGTAGATATAAGCTTATTAATACTTACTAAATCCAACCCCAGGTGTCATTTTGCTTAACTATTGTTCTTGTGGTTATTTTAGGCCTATCTTTACCTTTCCCCTTTTATGTTTTTATCAAATCAATCTGTTTGAAAACAGAGTTGATGATATATGGTTACTTGGTAGGTATCAGTGAATGTCTATGGTTCATACAAGATCAAGATTTTTCCTCTGAGGTTTATAACTATGTCTTTAGCTATATGACTCACTAATACAAACATTTACAATATCTGATGTTCTTAGTCTTACACCAAACTAGCTTATTAGGAAAgtaattaggcttaactaaataTATCCTAGTGGATCGAGTATTTATCACTAGCTAACAGTGTAGATTATGTCAAACAACTATGAATAAATCAATCTAACATAACCGATTTTTTAAAGGAGGATTGCCCTCACTGATTCGAGTATATATCACCAGCTAATATGAGACATTAATCATTTTGGGCATTGATTGAATATGTAGATGTAAACTTATTACTCACTGAACCCAACCCAAGTGTCATTTTGCTTAATCATGGTTCTTTTGGTTATTTTAGGCCTATCTTTACCTTTCCCTGTTTTATGTCTTTATCAAGTCAATCTATTTGAAAAGAGAGTTGATAATGTTGGTTACTTGGTTAATTGCCCTCTCCTGATTATGATATAATCCATTTTTTGTTTGCTTGATGATCAATCTCATGATTATTTTTCTCTTGTTTAATGCAGGGCCATCTTGACTAAATTGGTTATGGATGTAAGAGTTTAGTATTGTATGTAATAAGCCTTTCTGGTCTGTAATACAATTGCTCAATTTTGTGCTCATCGAAGAAGTGATGGTTGTACTTGTTTTTCATAAGGAAT is a genomic window of Cannabis sativa cultivar Pink pepper isolate KNU-18-1 chromosome 9, ASM2916894v1, whole genome shotgun sequence containing:
- the LOC115723072 gene encoding rac-like GTP-binding protein ARAC1, which produces MSASRFIKCVTVGDGAVGKTCLLISYTSNIFPTDYVPTVFDNFSANMIVNGSNVNLALWDTAGQEEYNRLRPLSYCGVNVFILAFSLISKISYNNVFKKWIHELKHYARGVPIILVGTKLDLRDDTQFFIDHPDAVPITTTQGEELQKLIGASAYIECSSKTQQNVKGVFDAAMRVVLQPPEQKKKKRKVLKACSIM